The segment AGTTTATGGTAAAATAGCATATGAAGTGAGAGGAAACAATGGATTTGGATATGATCCTTTTTTTATCCCTTCAGGATACAATAAAACATTTGGAGAACTACCTAAAGAATCAAAAAACTTAATAAGTCATCGCGCAAAAGCTATAAAAAAGTTGCTTATTTTATTAAAAAGTGCTAAAATACTATAAAATATGATATTATTCTAATAAACATTGCAGTTTGTGTAGATATATCTATTTTTTATGGTATAATAGCTTTGAAGTTTTAGAAAATATGGGAATACAGGATTTTCATCTTTGAAAGGGGGAATGTTTGTGAATAAGAAAGAGTTAGTTGATGCTTTCGCAAAAAAAGCTGGGGTAACAAAGAAAGATGCTGAAACCTACATTGATTCATTCGTTGATGTAGTGTCAGAGGCTTTAGGTCAAGGGGAAGAGGTTAAGTTAGTTGGATTTGGAACTTTCAAAGTTCAGAAGAGAGCTGCCAGAAAAGGAGTCAATCCACAAACTGGTAAACCTATAAAAATTCCTGAAAAGATGGTTCCAAAATTTGTTCCAGGTAAAGAATTAAAAGATATGGTAAAGTAATTTAGCAAAATGGGCAGATAATCTGCCCATTTTTTATTAACTCTCAGAAAAGACAATTTACTTGCTTTCTAATTCTCCTCTTTGAGGATGATGTTAGCTTCAATTCCGTTTGCAGGTGCAATCATGTATATTATGCTAAAGTATTGCCTGATCAAAAAGCTGAAAAAGTGAAAGAATAAATATAATACTATTGAAATGGTAGGTGACGGAATAAACGATGCTCCAACTTTAGTTACATCTGACATTGGTATAGCAATTGGGGCAAGAACGAATATAGCTATTGAAATCGCATATATAATTATAAGGATTTGATTTTTACATTTGCCAACCGTATTTTCCTAGTAATGGTACAAACATACATCCATCGGAATATTCAACTTTTATACTGCCATCCTTATTTTTTGTTATAATATTCAAATGTTGGAAAGTTCTAGATCCAATGGGTATTACCATCTTTCCTTCTTCTTTTAGCTGTTTTAATAATGGATCAGGTACAGATGGGGCACTTGCAGAAACAATTATTTTATCAAATTTAATTTCCTCATCTGGCCATCCCATAGTTCCATCCCCTACTACAATCTTAATATTTTTATATCCCAGCTTTTCTAACTTTTTCTTAGCATTTTTTGCCAAACTTTCATTTCTTTCTATAGAATAAACGTAGGGAGCAATTTCAGCTAACAACGCGGTTTGATACCCAGAGCCTGTACCTATTTCTAAAACGATATCGTCTTTATCTATTTCCAAAATTTGAAGCATAAAAGCAATAATATACGGTTGAGAAATAGTTTGCCCCTCACCAATCGGCAAAGGGCAATCATCATAGGCATACTTTTCGAGACTTTTTGGAACAAAAAGATGTCTTTTAACTTTTAAAAAGGCGTTTAAAACTTTTTCATCGTGTATTCCTCTATTTTTTAGCTGATATTTCACCATATTTCTGTTTTCTTCTTCAAGGTTCATTAAACTTTTCCTACCCTCGATGAAATATAGTCATCTATAGCCTTCGCAGCTTTTTTACCTGCTCCCATGGCTTCTATTACAGTAGCTGCACCTGTCACTATATCTCCTCCTGCATATACTCCTTCTATAGACGTAGCGAGTGTTTCTGGATCAGCTTCTATATAACCCCACTTATTTAATTTTAGTTCGGGAAAGGCATTTAACAAAACTTTGTTTGATTCTTGCCCAATAGCAACAATGAATAGGTCTGCAGGAATTTCTACCAAACTGTTTTCTATGGGAATAGGTCTTCTTCTTCCTGATGAGTCAGGCTCACCTAACTTCATTTTTTGACAAATTACACTTGTTAAATTCCCAACTTCATCTCCAGAACATTCTATTGGGTTAGTTAGCCACATGAAATTAATTCCTTCTTCTACAGCATTTTCGTATTCTTCCCTTCTTGCAGGCATTTCTTGTTCGCTTCTTCTATAGACTACTGTTACATTTTCTGCTCCAAGTCTAAGTGCGGATCTTGATGCATCCATAGCTACGTTTCCACCACCTACAACCACAACATTTTTACCCTTCTTAACAGGTGTATCTACAAAGGGAAATTCATAAGCCTTCATCAAATTTACCCTTGTTAGAAATTCACTGGATGAGTAAACACCATTTAAATTTTCTCCAGGGATATTTAAAAACTTCGGAGTTCCTGCCCCTGTACCAATGAAAATAGCGTCGTATTCTTCTCTTAGTTCATCTACTGTAATTGTTTTACCTACTACAACATCAGTTTCAATCTCTACTCCCAAAGATTTAACATACTCTACTTCCTCAAAAACAATATCTTTTGGAAGTCTGAATTCTGGAATTCCATACGTAAGTACCCCACCTGGTTTATTCAATGCTTCAAATATTTTAACGTAGTAACCCATTTTTGCTAAATCAGCTGCCGTAGTTAATCCTGCGGGTCCAGATCCCACTACCGCAATCTTTCCTTTAGTATTATTCAAATTAAATGTGTCTTTATTATCTTCATTTTTTCTTTGAACTCTTTCCCAGTCAGCTACAAATCGTTCTAATCTTCCTATAGCAACAGGTTCAAATGCTCCAGTTTTACCTAAGGTACATAAACCTTCACACTGATTCTCTTGAGGACAAACTCTACCACATATAGCCGGTAAATTATTATAGCTTTTTAAAATTTCAGCGGATTTTGAAAGATTTCCTTCCCTTATTTCTCTTATAAATCCTCTTATATCTATACCTACCGGACAGCCTTTTATACAGTTGTACGTTTGATCAGGACATTGCAAGCATCTTTCTGCTTCCATCATTGCTTCTTCTAAACAGTAACCGTATGCAACCTCTTGAAAATTATTCTTTCTGACTTCAGGTGGTTGTTTCTTTACAGGAACCTTATTTTTTAAAATCTTTTTAGGTTTTCTTCGCTTTTTTTCTTCCAAAGAGCTTTTTTCTTCAACCTTATACTGCCCTAATCTTTTTAAAAGTTCGTCCCATTCAACTAATTCACCATTGAACTCAGGTCCATCAACACAAGCAAACTTCACACTATCTCCTACTGTAACTCTGCATCCACCGCACATGCCAGTTCCGTCTACCATTATAGGATTCAAAGAAACTATTATAGGAAAACCTAATTCTTGAGCTGTTTTTGTTGCAAATTTCATCATAATTACTGGTCCTATCGCCCAAGCTTTATCTATCTTTTCTCCCTCTGCTACTATTTTTTTCATACCATTAGTAACAAGTCCTTTCATCCCCTTAGAACCATCATCTGTTGTGATAATTACTTTATCCGCTATTTGCCTGAACTCTTTTTCCATTATAACAAGATCAGCGTTTCTTGCTCCTAAAATGGATATAACTCTATTTCCTTTCTCTTTTAAGGCTTTCATAATAGGATAAATGGGAGCTACTCCTATCCCTCCACCAATTAACAAAACATTTCCGTAATAATCTATCTCTGAAGGCATCCCCAAAGGGCCAACGACATGTGCAAATGAATCTCCGTTTTCAATCTCTGACATCTTTTGAGTACTTTTCCCAACGACCTGAAAAATAAGTCTTATCTTGTCTTCTTTCTGATCTACAATCGTTAATGGGATTCTTTCGCCATCTTCTTCAGCTATTACTATGACAAATTGCCCAGGTTGTGCATGTTTGGCAATTTTTGGTGCTTCCACCCAGAGACTGAAAACTCCTTTTGTCAATTCTACTTTTTCAGAAATTACAAACATCCTCTCACTCCTTCAGTGTACATTTTCGAATAATAAACACTCTTTTTTAAAACCTATCAAAATGAATTACTTTTTCAAGAGGTCTTTTAGGAACGTGAAAGTCACCCTTCTCATCCATGTAATATTTCACAGTCTCATCGTTATCTACTACAGTAGAATCATGCCCTTTATACCCTAAAGCGACAATGGTATCTACCTCATAATCATCTGGGACATTTAAAATCTTTTTTACGTTATCTTTTTTAACTGAACCTATTATGCAACTTCCTATTCCTAATTCCCAACCAGCTAAAACAATATTTTCAAATGCTGCCCCAACATCGTGGCCTATCCATTTTGTGGCTCTTGACTTATTAACTAATATAACGATATAAGCTGTAGGCCTTTCTCCTTCTTTAGGTGTTCCCTTTGGGGCAATGTATCCTGCCCATCCGGTATTTTCAAAAATTTTATCGCATATTTCCTTTTCATCAACTACAATAAACTCTAATGGTTGCTTGTTTGAAGCACAAGGAGCTAACCTTGCACAGTCAACTAATTCTTTTAAAATTTCTTTGTCAATAGGCGTTTGTTTAAACTTTCTAATGGTTCTTCTTTGCTTGATAATATCACGAAAATTCATTATATTTTTACCCCTTTTCATTATGGAATTTAAATATTATAAACTTTCTAAAACAAGTTTAATCGAAGAAATTTTATATTTTCATCATCCTTTTCAAACACACCCGATCTTTCTTCTATTTCGTTCATATCCCAATCAAGTACCGATAAGTAACAAGCACCGTCTTTTTCTTCTGTAAAGACACATGGATTACCTTCGAAATCATCATCTATATCCTCTTGGTTACTTTCTTCTTCTAAGGATACTTCGTTAATAAAAGAATATGCAACTATATCTACAACATTTTTTAAACTTATCAAAAACTCAAAAAAAGGATCAACTTCTTCTATATCATTAAAAACTAATACAAAACTCAAAGGAACTATATCGTCCGTTTCTTTAAACTCTTTTAAACCATCTTTGTATTCTTGATACATCTCTTCATCAAACTTTTTTATTTCATTTAAAAGTTTTTGTTTTGAGTCCTCTGTAAATTTCACCCAATAAATTACTTGTGGTATAATTTTTCCGTCACTGGTAACCTCTTCTTCTTGCATAAAACCCAATACTGTATCGTGATAAATAGAAAAATCGATTTTCATCAACCCCTTTTATAATTAATAATATTTAGTTCTATTATATTTTAATATTATCACATTTTTCCTTCTACTATGGAAATGAATTTATTAACAATTTATAATTTTTCTATTTACCCCATATGGAAGTATGGAGCTTAATTAAATATGATTAATTTAATCATATATTTATTCTTTCATAAAAAAAATGTGTTAAAATTATTTAGAAAAAAATATAAAGAGGTGCGAATTTACATATGAATATACTACTTTCTAATGATGATGGAATTATGTCTCCAGGCATCATTACATTAAAAAAGTACTTAGAAGAAAAACACAAGGTTTATGTATCTGCTCCAGATATAGAAAGAAGTGCCACCGGACACGGGATTACTGTTAGAAATCCCCTTTGGGCAAAGAAAGTAAAATTTGGAGACACCTTTTTTGGACATGCAGTAAATGGTACTCCTGCTGATTGCGTTAAAATTGGATTGGAGGCAATATATAAAGATATAAAATTCGATATAGTGATTTCAGGCATTAATCGAGGCGCTAACTTAGGAACGGATATATTATATTCAGGCACTGTTTCAGCAGCACTTGAAGGAGCTGTCAACGGTTATCCTTCAATAGCTGTTTCTTGTGTGGATTTTTCTGAACCAAACTTTGAGGACGCAGCCAAGGTAGTTTTAGATATTTTAGAAAAGATGGAAATTAAATTTTGGCCTGAATTTACTACCTTGAATGTAAACGTGCCAAAGATACCGTATGATGAAATTAAAGGAATAAAGGTTACAAGGCAAAGTAAAAGAAGGTACGAAGACTATTTTGAAGAGAGAAAGGATCCTTTTGGAAATTCATATTACTGGATGTTAGGTAATATTATAGAAGACGATAAGGATCCAAATTCTGATTATCATGTAATACAAGAGGGATATGTATCCGTAACTCCATTGAGTGTTTTCCTTACCAAATACGATTTTATAAATGATTTAAAGTCAATATTGGAGGTGTAATTAAAATAATGGAATTGAGGCTCATAGGTGACCCTATACTCAGAAAAAGGGCAAAGAAAGTAAACAATTTCGATAATATTATAAAAGAGCTCACAGAAGAAATGTTCTCCACAATGT is part of the Petrotoga sp. 9PW.55.5.1 genome and harbors:
- a CDS encoding HU family DNA-binding protein; translation: MNKKELVDAFAKKAGVTKKDAETYIDSFVDVVSEALGQGEEVKLVGFGTFKVQKRAARKGVNPQTGKPIKIPEKMVPKFVPGKELKDMVK
- a CDS encoding protein-L-isoaspartate(D-aspartate) O-methyltransferase — its product is MNLEEENRNMVKYQLKNRGIHDEKVLNAFLKVKRHLFVPKSLEKYAYDDCPLPIGEGQTISQPYIIAFMLQILEIDKDDIVLEIGTGSGYQTALLAEIAPYVYSIERNESLAKNAKKKLEKLGYKNIKIVVGDGTMGWPDEEIKFDKIIVSASAPSVPDPLLKQLKEEGKMVIPIGSRTFQHLNIITKNKDGSIKVEYSDGCMFVPLLGKYGWQM
- a CDS encoding bifunctional dihydroorotate dehydrogenase B NAD binding subunit/NADPH-dependent glutamate synthase — protein: MFVISEKVELTKGVFSLWVEAPKIAKHAQPGQFVIVIAEEDGERIPLTIVDQKEDKIRLIFQVVGKSTQKMSEIENGDSFAHVVGPLGMPSEIDYYGNVLLIGGGIGVAPIYPIMKALKEKGNRVISILGARNADLVIMEKEFRQIADKVIITTDDGSKGMKGLVTNGMKKIVAEGEKIDKAWAIGPVIMMKFATKTAQELGFPIIVSLNPIMVDGTGMCGGCRVTVGDSVKFACVDGPEFNGELVEWDELLKRLGQYKVEEKSSLEEKKRRKPKKILKNKVPVKKQPPEVRKNNFQEVAYGYCLEEAMMEAERCLQCPDQTYNCIKGCPVGIDIRGFIREIREGNLSKSAEILKSYNNLPAICGRVCPQENQCEGLCTLGKTGAFEPVAIGRLERFVADWERVQRKNEDNKDTFNLNNTKGKIAVVGSGPAGLTTAADLAKMGYYVKIFEALNKPGGVLTYGIPEFRLPKDIVFEEVEYVKSLGVEIETDVVVGKTITVDELREEYDAIFIGTGAGTPKFLNIPGENLNGVYSSSEFLTRVNLMKAYEFPFVDTPVKKGKNVVVVGGGNVAMDASRSALRLGAENVTVVYRRSEQEMPARREEYENAVEEGINFMWLTNPIECSGDEVGNLTSVICQKMKLGEPDSSGRRRPIPIENSLVEIPADLFIVAIGQESNKVLLNAFPELKLNKWGYIEADPETLATSIEGVYAGGDIVTGAATVIEAMGAGKKAAKAIDDYISSRVGKV
- a CDS encoding nitroreductase family protein; translation: MNFRDIIKQRRTIRKFKQTPIDKEILKELVDCARLAPCASNKQPLEFIVVDEKEICDKIFENTGWAGYIAPKGTPKEGERPTAYIVILVNKSRATKWIGHDVGAAFENIVLAGWELGIGSCIIGSVKKDNVKKILNVPDDYEVDTIVALGYKGHDSTVVDNDETVKYYMDEKGDFHVPKRPLEKVIHFDRF
- the surE gene encoding 5'/3'-nucleotidase SurE, which produces MNILLSNDDGIMSPGIITLKKYLEEKHKVYVSAPDIERSATGHGITVRNPLWAKKVKFGDTFFGHAVNGTPADCVKIGLEAIYKDIKFDIVISGINRGANLGTDILYSGTVSAALEGAVNGYPSIAVSCVDFSEPNFEDAAKVVLDILEKMEIKFWPEFTTLNVNVPKIPYDEIKGIKVTRQSKRRYEDYFEERKDPFGNSYYWMLGNIIEDDKDPNSDYHVIQEGYVSVTPLSVFLTKYDFINDLKSILEV